In Camelina sativa cultivar DH55 chromosome 13, Cs, whole genome shotgun sequence, the genomic window AACGTATGCAGGATCGCATATGGTGTTCTTTGTCCTGAATGTGATAGTTGTGGTCGGTGTAGCACTCACCTTCAAGCCATTTCTAACAACAACGGCTCGGAGATGAAAATTCATTTTGAATTGGTAAAGATAGGGAATGTATTGGACTCGTTGATTCTTTTAAATTCAGATTCGAAAGAAACCATAATAAAATTTCACTAACCTTAGGATTTAtcagcttcttttttctttttttttggtccttttgttttgctttgtctTCTGATATTTCTACCAAGATACATACAACAAAAACATCACCGCTTTCAGATTCATGTATGTCATCCTGAAGTGATATATTAATCGGTTAACAAACCAATGTGTCCAAAAAGTATTTACATAGACGGCTGTAAGGAAACTAGAAGGTGAGACGGAGCCgttaatttacttattttaatacaAACGCACGTCGCAAGCTGAATAAAGTATTACTTGATATTTATCccagtaaaaacaattttttttggttaattttacagaaaaaagTATCTCAAACTTGTAGTGCCGACCTCTCTTCTTAGCGTATCAGCAATGGGACCCTTACTTTGCAAAAACAATCTTTCTCTGGTCCGCTTTGGCTATGATTATAATAGTGTACGGGCTTCGCAGCCTCTCCTAGTCAAACTTACTGTTTCGGCGCTGCCGGGTGGTCAAAATAGTTCAACCTTTATGTTTTTCTTAGGCATGATtaatttccatatttttttttttaagacaagatttatttttttaagattttggagatgttctttatataatttgacaatattgttttgatgatttaaattactaaataacTCATTAATACTATTGGATTGAGATGATTTTTAGCACcaaattgtttacttttttctagtaaaaactaaaaacaattgaATAGTTGAATACTGTAGTAAATTAACAACTCAACAACGTGGTCATGATaataaaactttatattaagaaaagaaaaaagtataactTTAACAAGGTAAagtacataaattaaaattattgaaaatttttaatggCCCACCACAAAAAAGACCACCGAAATTAAACATGGGCGTCGAACTAAACTCTTCAAAAGTCAGATGCACTTACTACTCCAACCATTAATGTCAGCTAATTTCTAGTACTATGCGAAAGACATATCCCATGGacgttgttgttttttgtgcaCACCATTGTATACCTTCCCCAGAACTGTGCACGAGGCTTTACTACAAACTACCAacgaaaaagttgaaaacaagtTTGGGAATCTTGTCCTATTATTATGTCACCCATTACATCATAATATTGGACACATTCAAAATTTACAAcaatcatatcatataaatatACAGTAGTGGTCAGTGCCGGTTTAACTAAGAGGGCAGACAATACGATCGCCCCAGATACATAGATTAAAGGGACATATACGTAGAAGAAAAGggacaccaaaaaaaatttgtaagttaaagtgacacaaaaaattatataaatcaagCTTTTGAGATGAATTGTGCAGATTTAGTCGGGATAATGCAGACGCCTGATGATTGACCCGTTTTTTCGAATCTGCTAGATGATTTTTCTTTGCTCGTattatctttctcttctttcacccTTATTAAAAACAGATTATCTTGCTCGTTGTTCCAGAtctttaatttctgaaatttattttgtaaactcttttgacaatcaattttaaagttcttttttaatttaatttaatgttaggtctaaaaaaatgaaaatatttatgattGAGAGATGACATGTCATAGCGATTGGTAAAGGCAAAGGACAAAGttgttttctccttctctctctctttcttttttctgttatataattaatttgtttccCGTCATATGTGTAAGAAGAGAGAGTAGTAcgtgaaaaaaaacatatttgcaTCCAGACCATATCGCCATCTTCCtcctcattaaaaaaaaaaacacatctccCCAAATTATTAGGATTAGGATTGATTGGTGTGAGAATGGCGGAAGAGTATACGGAGTGTTTGCTAGGGAATAAGTACCATGAAGGTTGTCCTGGATGCAAGGTTGACCAGATGAAGAGGCTCCGCCGTGGCTTTCCTTTCTGGGAACTTTTCTCCGTTTGGATCATCGTCCTCTGCACTGGTAACctaaaacctctctctctctctctctctctctctgctcttctTATATTTCATTcgagagaagatgatgatgatgttttctTATCTCAactataatgatttttttatgcATCGTTTCAGCTCTACCAATATCTTCTCTATTCCCTTTCCTTTACTTTCTGGTGAGTGAGTAGTGACCACATAATGCTTTAAAGTAGAGATTACTTTACTACTCACCcgaatatatgtttgtttttgttacgtAGTGTTTTGGGTTTTAGTGATTATTAAAAACGTGTGACATTAGAATCTAGTTGTGATATATTTGGTGTAGATCGATGATTTTGGCATagcaaagaaggaagaagacattGGTTTCTACGCTGGATTTGTTGGTGCGTTTGTACTTACCTTCTCTTGGACCATTTCAGcctataatataatttaatctgTTTCAAACTCacattgtgtgtgtgtgtgtgttaccTTTTTGGAGGTTGCTCGTTTATGCTGGGACGAGCGTTGACATCTGTGATCTGGGGACTTGTTGCTGATCGTTATGGTAGAAAACCTGTAATCCTTATTGGAACCGCTTCAGTGTTAGTAATTTTTTTGcatttctttcttcaatctctCATAAGAAGCCTTTCgttatatttctcaaaaaaaaaaagactaatgcTTTGGATTCTGTTACAGGGTCGTTTTCAATACTCTGTTTGGTCTAAGTTTGAATTTCTGGATGGCCATTATTACAAGGTTTTGCCTCGGTAGTTTCAACGGTTTACTTGGTCCTATCAAGgtctcttctcctctcctcttcttaAACATTATTCATACTTGTTCCATTGAATATTCTTGAATCTCATTTTGATGAATACAGGCATACGCAATGGAAATATTCCGTGATGAGTATCAAGGTTTAGCACTCTCTGCAGTAAGCTCCTTGTTCTAAAGTTtacctcttttgttttttcaatttcaaatagAGCAATTTAGAATCTTAACATATCTCTGTAGGTTAGTACAGCATGGGGAATTGGACTCATCATTGGCCCTGCTATAGGAGGTTTTCTTGCTCAGGTCTTCTTCATTTAACATAATCATTTCAATCTTGGTTTTTTCTCCACTCTAGCTTTCTTACCCTTCTTGATTCTTGTTTAATCTCCCTATCTTGTAGCCTGCAAAGCAATATCCAAGTTTATTCTCACAGGATTCGATTTTTGGCAAGTAAGTGTTATTTTCTTATCTTATCTCCTCTTCACTTTCATTCAACTCATTGGTCTATATATTATAATGCAGGTTCCCCTACTTTTTGCCATGCTTTGCAATATCCATTTTTGCGTTCTTGGTGACCATAATTTCGTTATGGATTCCGGTATGCTCTTTACTTTTTCCTGCTTCATGAAGTCCTTAGTTACTGTGTTCATTTAGCTTAAGCCTAGAGATGGTTGCTTCCAGGAAACATTGCACAATCACAAGTTTGATGATGTTCAGTCTTTTGATGCTGTCAAAGATGATACTGAATCTAATAAAGTGgcagagaaaaatgaaaaaagttcTCTCTTGAACAACTGGCCACTAGTTTCATCTATTATCGTCTACTGCATTTTTTCACTTCATGATATGGCTTACTCAGAGGtgagactcttcttcttcttccacatgcatcttttgtttattttggccCATGACTGGAAATAatcttcagctttcttttttcGACAGATCTTTTCATTGTGGGCAAACAGCCCAAGGAAATATGGAGGTTTGGGATACACCACTGCAGATGTTGGTTCTGTTCTTGCAATCTCAGGTGTGTCCATACGTCTCAATGCTAACATTTTTCAATAGAAATGTAATGTTCTGACCTAGACACTACTTCTTTCTAGGATTTGGTCTCCTTATCTTTCAGCTTTCCCTCTACTCATACGCGGAGAGAAATTTAGGGCCGATAATAGTTACACGTATATCAGGGGTAACCACTATACTCATGTTGTTCTTACTGTTAAACCTTATGTTCTTGAGGATGAACGTTCTAATCTTGTGCTTGTTTTGAATACTCTACAGAGTCTGGCTTTAGTTGTGTTATCAACGTATCCACTAATAGCAAAGTTATCTGGTGTCGCCCTTACCCTGACAGTAAATTCTGCATCCGTAGCAAAGAACGTTTTAAGCGTAAGTCTCTGCTAACAAGTAGAAGAATGTGTTAATTTTGGAATTTGGTCTATATCCTCAAcagttttgtgtgtttatgtgtGTAGACTTCTGCCATAACTGGATTGTTCATCCTTCAAAACAAGGCTGTCGTAAGTATTTTTTACAGGATAGATTCATTATACTATTTAGTTAGGTAAGAAACCAGCAATGATTAGAACCtcattacaaaaattatttacaataatAGAGACAAGACCAAAGAGGAGCAGCTAATGGGATTGCCATGACAGCGATGTCTTTTTTTAAAGCAATAGGTCCAGCTGCAGCAGGAATCATGTGTGTGCAACATCTTCTATCTCATTTTTTAcctaattatgtttgtttattcgCAATTCCCTTATTTTCGTTTCGCTTACAACTTTGTTTATGGGCAGTTTTTCGTGGAGCGAGAAACGTCAGAATGCTTATTTTCTCCCTGGTAATGTCTCAATCTTCATGTTCATATAATCCACATTATGTATCAACTAGCTATATAAGTTGAGAATGTAAACACTTAAACCAAGtgagactatatatattaaagatggTGATCATAATGTGGTGCAGGCACCCAAATGGTATTCATTATACTGAATGTGGTATTGGCACTCGGAGTTCTTATGACGTTCAAACCGTTTCTAGCTGAAACACAACattaagaagaagcaaataagATTTCGACGGTATATTCAAATTACATGGGTTTGTATATTGAATTGTAGATTTGTATTTGTCTGATTCCAAAGTTAGATCAGAGATGTGtgtttaatactaatatatGGCACGGggagagtttagaagaaaaaaaaaacttgttaggATCTTGTCATcatcccctatatatatatatatatatatatatatattattggacaagttgttcacaaaattttgaatctcaTGTGTCAGAAGTCAGAACAATTGTAATAAGTTATTTGAAATACCTCTTTTGtagcatatatgtatatatatatatgtcattgtTTCAATATATACGCGATCAGAATTTGTTCCCGGGTTAAGTTTCTAGATACTGAAAGATAACATTCGTGAATGATCCGGAATATAAA contains:
- the LOC104735387 gene encoding protein ZINC INDUCED FACILITATOR-LIKE 1-like isoform X1; translation: MAEEYTECLLGNKYHEGCPGCKVDQMKRLRRGFPFWELFSVWIIVLCTALPISSLFPFLYFLIDDFGIAKKEEDIGFYAGFVGCSFMLGRALTSVIWGLVADRYGRKPVILIGTASVVVFNTLFGLSLNFWMAIITRFCLGSFNGLLGPIKAYAMEIFRDEYQGLALSAVSTAWGIGLIIGPAIGGFLAQPAKQYPSLFSQDSIFGKFPYFLPCFAISIFAFLVTIISLWIPETLHNHKFDDVQSFDAVKDDTESNKVAEKNEKSSLLNNWPLVSSIIVYCIFSLHDMAYSEIFSLWANSPRKYGGLGYTTADVGSVLAISGFGLLIFQLSLYSYAERNLGPIIVTRISGSLALVVLSTYPLIAKLSGVALTLTVNSASVAKNVLSTSAITGLFILQNKAVRQDQRGAANGIAMTAMSFFKAIGPAAAGIIFSWSEKRQNAYFLPGTQMVFIILNVVLALGVLMTFKPFLAETQH
- the LOC104735387 gene encoding protein ZINC INDUCED FACILITATOR-LIKE 1-like isoform X2, which encodes MLGRALTSVIWGLVADRYGRKPVILIGTASVVVFNTLFGLSLNFWMAIITRFCLGSFNGLLGPIKAYAMEIFRDEYQGLALSAVSTAWGIGLIIGPAIGGFLAQPAKQYPSLFSQDSIFGKFPYFLPCFAISIFAFLVTIISLWIPETLHNHKFDDVQSFDAVKDDTESNKVAEKNEKSSLLNNWPLVSSIIVYCIFSLHDMAYSEIFSLWANSPRKYGGLGYTTADVGSVLAISGFGLLIFQLSLYSYAERNLGPIIVTRISGSLALVVLSTYPLIAKLSGVALTLTVNSASVAKNVLSTSAITGLFILQNKAVRQDQRGAANGIAMTAMSFFKAIGPAAAGIIFSWSEKRQNAYFLPGTQMVFIILNVVLALGVLMTFKPFLAETQH